The Streptomyces sp. SS1-1 genome has a segment encoding these proteins:
- a CDS encoding ArsR/SmtB family transcription factor → MSVPLYQAKAEFFRMLGHPVRIRVLELLQDGPMPVRDLLAAIEVEAPGLSQQLAVLRRSGIVTSTRQGSTVVYALAGGDVADLMRAARRILTEMLAGKGQLLAELKDAEVAAP, encoded by the coding sequence GTGTCCGTTCCGCTGTACCAGGCCAAGGCCGAGTTCTTCCGGATGCTCGGTCATCCCGTCCGCATCCGGGTGCTGGAGCTGCTCCAGGACGGGCCGATGCCCGTGCGGGACCTGCTGGCCGCGATCGAGGTCGAGGCGCCGGGCCTGTCGCAGCAGCTCGCGGTGTTGCGCCGGTCCGGCATCGTCACCTCCACCCGGCAGGGCTCCACGGTCGTCTACGCACTGGCCGGCGGTGACGTCGCCGACCTCATGAGGGCCGCGCGCCGCATCCTGACCGAGATGCTCGCCGGGAAGGGCCAACTGCTGGCCGAGCTGAAGGACGCGGAGGTCGCCGCACCATGA
- a CDS encoding metallophosphoesterase, with protein sequence MTDTSNTRSAGGEAPAPKPRRLLHRVMRYLPAIAPVLLWAVPCVLLLHTGQHWPLPVTLTGTALFVLGLAAMPVAMVRGHGRRQQDRAAIVGDTLLGSSWVLFTWSLLLGVPLRIALIVAGAGDGQDRARIVTWAVLGVTAALLVWGYTEARRVPRVRQVEVRLPRLGAGLDGLRVALLTDTHYGPLDRARWSARVCETVNGLDADVVCHTGDIADGTAARRRAQAAPLGTVRATRAKVYVTGNHEYYSEAQGWVDLMDELGWEPLRNRHLLLERGGDTLVIAGVDDVTAESSGLAGHRADVAAALEGADPALPVLLLAHQPKFVDRAAAAGVDLQLSGHTHGGQIWPFHHLVRLDQPALAGLSRHGSRTHLYTSRGTGFWGPPFRVFAPSEITLLVLRSPEPASDASA encoded by the coding sequence GTGACCGACACCAGCAACACCCGATCCGCCGGCGGAGAGGCGCCCGCCCCGAAGCCGAGGCGCCTGCTGCACCGCGTGATGCGCTACCTCCCCGCGATCGCCCCCGTCCTGCTCTGGGCGGTGCCGTGCGTCCTGCTCCTGCACACCGGCCAGCACTGGCCGCTGCCCGTCACCCTCACCGGCACCGCCCTCTTCGTGCTCGGTCTCGCCGCCATGCCGGTCGCGATGGTGCGCGGTCACGGGCGACGGCAGCAGGACCGCGCGGCCATCGTCGGGGACACGCTGCTGGGGAGCAGCTGGGTGCTGTTCACCTGGTCGCTCCTGCTGGGCGTGCCCCTGCGGATCGCCCTGATCGTGGCCGGTGCCGGCGACGGGCAGGACCGGGCGCGGATCGTCACCTGGGCCGTCCTCGGCGTCACCGCCGCCCTGCTCGTGTGGGGGTACACCGAGGCCCGGCGTGTGCCCCGCGTGCGGCAGGTCGAGGTGCGGCTCCCCCGGCTCGGCGCCGGGCTGGACGGTCTGCGGGTCGCCCTCCTCACCGACACGCACTACGGTCCCCTCGACCGCGCCCGCTGGTCGGCGCGGGTCTGCGAGACGGTGAACGGCCTCGACGCCGACGTGGTCTGCCACACCGGTGACATCGCGGATGGCACCGCGGCCCGCCGCCGTGCGCAGGCGGCTCCGCTCGGCACCGTGCGGGCCACCCGGGCGAAGGTGTACGTCACCGGGAACCACGAGTACTACAGCGAGGCCCAGGGCTGGGTCGACCTGATGGACGAGCTGGGCTGGGAGCCGCTGCGCAACCGCCATCTGCTGCTGGAACGCGGCGGTGACACCCTCGTGATCGCGGGGGTCGACGACGTCACCGCCGAGTCGTCGGGCCTGGCCGGTCACCGTGCCGACGTGGCGGCGGCCCTGGAGGGCGCCGACCCCGCCCTGCCCGTCCTGCTGCTGGCGCACCAGCCGAAGTTCGTGGACCGGGCGGCGGCCGCCGGTGTCGACCTCCAGCTCTCCGGGCACACGCACGGCGGCCAGATCTGGCCCTTCCACCACCTCGTCCGGCTCGACCAGCCCGCCCTCGCCGGTCTCAGCCGGCACGGCAGCCGCACCCACCTCTACACGAGTCGCGGCACCGGCTTCTGGGGCCCGCCCTTCCGGGTCTTCGCCCCCAGCGAGATCACGCTGCTCGTGCTCCGCTCCCCCGAGCCGGCCTCGGACGCCTCGGCATAG
- a CDS encoding carbon-nitrogen hydrolase family protein, with the protein MNDAPPPFPLPPHPLRTAVVQNAARPLAIADNARTAAARTARAAEAGARLVVFPELHLCAYDLQGLARVIAGDGPAAGGAVSHADHVRAADAGVLRADHARRVDDDRLAPLARTAVARHATVLIGAAVRHPDGRLTNSLLSVAPTGDITVAYDKQHLWHDVEAVLFTPGTACPTLLTVDGWQLGLGVCYDMSFPEHARAAALAGAHAVVYSSAFATGTEYRAAVYCRARALENTVYSVFANPVGGPTDRPCDGTSAVHAPDGTALAEAAPSQDTTVVADLTPDRLAQVRSYLRMLTEHREPAPL; encoded by the coding sequence GTGAACGACGCACCGCCCCCCTTCCCGCTCCCGCCCCACCCCCTGCGCACGGCCGTCGTCCAGAACGCGGCCCGGCCCCTCGCCATCGCGGACAACGCCCGTACGGCCGCCGCGCGCACCGCCCGCGCGGCGGAGGCCGGCGCCCGCCTGGTGGTCTTCCCCGAACTGCACCTGTGCGCGTACGACCTCCAGGGGCTGGCCCGCGTCATCGCCGGCGACGGTCCGGCAGCCGGTGGGGCGGTGTCGCACGCCGACCACGTCCGGGCCGCCGATGCGGGGGTGCTGCGCGCCGATCACGCCCGACGTGTCGACGACGACCGCCTGGCCCCGCTCGCCCGCACCGCCGTGGCCCGGCACGCCACGGTGCTCATCGGGGCCGCGGTCCGCCACCCCGACGGCAGGCTCACCAACTCCCTGCTGTCGGTGGCCCCGACCGGCGACATCACCGTCGCCTACGACAAACAGCACCTCTGGCACGACGTGGAGGCGGTCCTGTTCACCCCCGGCACCGCCTGCCCGACGCTGCTGACCGTCGACGGCTGGCAGCTCGGACTGGGCGTCTGCTACGACATGTCCTTCCCCGAACACGCCCGCGCGGCGGCCCTGGCGGGCGCCCACGCGGTCGTCTACTCATCCGCCTTCGCCACCGGAACCGAATACCGGGCCGCCGTCTACTGCAGGGCCCGCGCCCTCGAGAACACGGTGTACTCGGTCTTCGCCAACCCCGTGGGCGGCCCCACCGACCGCCCCTGCGACGGCACCAGCGCCGTCCACGCCCCCGACGGCACCGCCCTCGCCGAGGCGGCCCCGTCCCAGGACACCACCGTCGTCGCGGACCTGACCCCGGACAGGCTCGCCCAAGTCCGTTCCTACCTGCGGATGCTGACGGAGCATCGGGAACCGGCGCCGCTCTGA
- a CDS encoding flavin reductase family protein: MTRDIPGDLWKRLTSTVGLVVTGHDGTTNVMSAEWSYFVNKQPLYAAVALGPRTASRRRLEAAGEFSLTLCAEDQAALADFAGSFSVTDVDKTSSDLVRLGTPEVTATPWVTGGVLAVECRLRRTVPLPAHTLYVGEVVAAHLPDDPARPLVKHGGMHTLGAPAPRTAVVAAAQLRPDGTLRVAATGPATETAPMWQVTLQPPDGPPIPLGMHAPSSHGDLLTDIPLPPETDRSLLPAHHVLVARGRATRGRAAVSVEASPAGHHRTPDEATLPGAAR; the protein is encoded by the coding sequence ATGACCCGAGACATCCCCGGCGACCTGTGGAAGCGGCTCACCAGCACCGTGGGCCTGGTCGTCACCGGGCACGACGGCACCACCAACGTCATGTCGGCCGAGTGGTCGTACTTCGTCAACAAGCAGCCCCTGTACGCCGCCGTGGCCCTCGGCCCGCGCACCGCGAGCCGCCGGCGCCTCGAAGCGGCCGGCGAGTTCTCGCTGACGCTGTGCGCCGAGGACCAGGCCGCGCTCGCCGACTTCGCGGGCAGCTTCTCCGTCACGGACGTCGACAAGACCAGCAGCGACCTCGTCCGCCTCGGCACTCCCGAGGTCACGGCGACCCCTTGGGTCACCGGGGGCGTCCTGGCCGTCGAATGCCGTCTGCGCCGGACGGTCCCGCTGCCCGCCCACACCCTGTACGTCGGCGAGGTGGTCGCCGCGCACCTGCCGGACGACCCGGCCCGACCCCTGGTCAAGCACGGCGGCATGCACACCCTCGGAGCCCCGGCCCCGCGCACCGCCGTCGTCGCCGCCGCGCAGCTGCGCCCCGACGGCACCCTCCGCGTGGCGGCCACCGGCCCGGCCACGGAGACCGCCCCCATGTGGCAGGTGACCCTCCAGCCACCGGACGGCCCCCCGATCCCCCTCGGCATGCACGCCCCGTCCTCGCACGGCGACCTCCTCACGGACATCCCGCTCCCCCCGGAGACCGACCGCTCCCTGCTCCCCGCCCACCACGTCCTCGTCGCACGCGGGCGGGCCACACGCGGCAGGGCCGCCGTCTCCGTGGAGGCGTCCCCGGCAGGACACCACCGCACGCCCGACGAGGCGACGCTCCCGGGAGCCGCCCGGTGA
- a CDS encoding formylglycine-generating enzyme family protein, whose amino-acid sequence MSPHLRLEDVAGSPHFREQAEPADPRRFRPTPEAAARLAAAGPSELAAVVEDPESPLADRLAAGGILALTGDPRLTAVPPTCAVPGGTVEIGLPEEELTATVGRWAHVGVERDWIEKETPAHQVELADYRIAVHPVTNAEYQTFLHETGHPARPTTWYLGAYPYERANHPVAGVRPEDADAYAAWLARRTGLPWRLPTEAEWEYAAKGPEGLTHPWGDTFDPDAANTRETGVHTTTPVGAFPAGRSPFGALDMGGNVEEYVADTYRPYPGGPFVPDHLVQTMGEYRVARGGSFCRYGDLTRTRRRHGPFPGPLYPVGFRLALSAGAPMEEADA is encoded by the coding sequence ATGAGCCCGCATCTGAGACTGGAGGACGTGGCCGGCTCCCCGCACTTCCGGGAGCAGGCGGAGCCGGCCGACCCGCGCCGCTTCCGACCCACGCCCGAGGCCGCCGCCCGCCTCGCCGCGGCCGGACCGAGCGAACTCGCCGCCGTCGTCGAGGATCCCGAGTCACCCCTCGCCGACCGGCTCGCCGCGGGAGGCATCCTCGCCCTGACCGGCGACCCCCGCCTGACCGCCGTACCCCCGACGTGCGCGGTGCCCGGCGGGACCGTGGAGATCGGGCTGCCCGAGGAGGAACTGACCGCGACGGTCGGCCGGTGGGCGCACGTCGGCGTGGAGCGCGACTGGATCGAGAAGGAGACACCGGCGCACCAGGTCGAACTGGCCGACTACCGCATCGCGGTGCACCCGGTCACCAATGCCGAGTACCAGACGTTCCTCCACGAGACAGGCCACCCCGCCCGGCCCACCACCTGGTACCTGGGCGCCTATCCTTACGAGCGCGCCAACCACCCCGTCGCCGGGGTCCGGCCCGAGGACGCCGACGCCTACGCCGCCTGGCTCGCCCGCCGCACGGGGCTGCCGTGGCGGCTGCCCACCGAGGCCGAGTGGGAGTACGCGGCGAAGGGCCCGGAGGGGCTCACCCACCCGTGGGGCGACACCTTCGACCCGGACGCCGCGAACACCCGCGAGACGGGCGTCCACACCACCACCCCGGTCGGCGCGTTCCCCGCCGGGCGCTCCCCGTTCGGCGCCCTCGACATGGGCGGCAACGTCGAGGAGTACGTCGCCGACACCTACCGCCCCTACCCCGGCGGCCCGTTCGTCCCGGACCACCTGGTCCAGACGATGGGGGAGTACCGCGTCGCCCGCGGCGGAAGCTTCTGCCGCTACGGCGACCTCACCCGCACCCGACGCCGTCACGGCCCCTTCCCGGGCCCGCTCTACCCGGTCGGCTTCCGCCTGGCCCTGAGCGCCGGCGCACCCATGGAAGAGGCCGACGCATGA
- a CDS encoding GTP cyclohydrolase II, which produces MTPPAHLATPTATVRARVPVTLGRAQGRTAELVTFQGLSDEGEHVACVFPEPEPVPEPASGRAAPLVRLHSECLTGDVFGSTRCDCGPQLKEALSLLARHGGVLLYLRQEGRGIGLYNKLDGYVLQDEGADTFEANRLLGRGADERDYGTAAAMLRALGLHRVRLLTNNPDKVAQLRAHGVDVAESLPTAVHRTPDNTAYLEAKARSGHHLLLDRPDPEVPA; this is translated from the coding sequence TTGACGCCCCCGGCACACCTCGCGACACCGACGGCCACCGTGCGGGCCCGCGTTCCCGTCACCCTGGGCCGCGCGCAGGGCCGTACGGCCGAACTCGTCACATTCCAGGGGCTGTCGGACGAGGGCGAGCACGTGGCGTGCGTCTTCCCGGAGCCGGAACCGGTACCGGAGCCCGCGTCCGGGCGGGCGGCACCCCTGGTCCGGCTGCACAGCGAATGCCTCACCGGCGACGTGTTCGGCTCCACGCGCTGCGACTGCGGGCCCCAGCTCAAGGAGGCCCTGTCCCTGCTCGCCCGGCACGGCGGCGTCCTGCTCTATCTGCGGCAGGAGGGCCGTGGCATCGGCCTCTACAACAAGCTCGACGGCTACGTACTCCAGGACGAGGGCGCCGACACCTTCGAGGCCAACCGGCTCCTCGGACGCGGAGCCGACGAACGGGACTACGGGACCGCCGCCGCCATGCTGCGCGCCCTCGGCCTGCACCGTGTCCGGCTCCTCACCAACAACCCCGACAAGGTGGCCCAGTTGCGCGCCCACGGCGTCGACGTCGCCGAGAGCCTGCCCACGGCGGTCCACCGGACGCCCGACAACACCGCCTATCTGGAGGCCAAGGCCCGCAGCGGCCACCACCTGCTCCTGGACCGGCCGGACCCGGAGGTCCCCGCATGA